A stretch of Flavobacterium sp. N2270 DNA encodes these proteins:
- a CDS encoding anti-sigma factor: MNSREYIESGILELFVFGKLTDAENNEVLEMAKNNPEIQEEIKAIENAIMNLSQSVAPHLSATNYEKIRTQLLEKNKVIQLQPRKNYAQYMGWAAAAVFVLGFGLQFYKLNQSNETINKLSTEKSVMQESIVDLELKKQDAESVLAIVRDNNNIQVALGGQEVAPNAFAKAYYNKETKEVYIDAAGLPAPPEGKVYQVWGLKLDPLTPKSIGLLNNFTASNSKVFKVDKADDAEAFGITLEPAGGSVSPTLEQLYTLGKV; encoded by the coding sequence ATGAATAGTAGAGAATACATAGAATCTGGAATTTTGGAACTGTTTGTTTTTGGTAAACTTACAGATGCAGAAAATAATGAAGTACTTGAAATGGCTAAAAACAATCCTGAAATTCAGGAAGAAATTAAAGCTATTGAAAATGCAATTATGAACCTTTCACAAAGTGTTGCACCCCATTTATCTGCAACAAATTATGAGAAAATTAGAACGCAGCTTTTAGAAAAAAATAAAGTAATTCAATTACAACCTCGTAAAAATTATGCTCAATATATGGGCTGGGCTGCTGCAGCTGTTTTTGTACTTGGGTTTGGATTACAATTTTACAAATTAAACCAATCTAATGAAACAATAAATAAATTGTCAACTGAAAAATCAGTTATGCAAGAATCAATTGTAGATTTAGAATTGAAAAAACAAGATGCAGAATCTGTTTTAGCAATTGTAAGAGACAATAATAATATTCAGGTTGCTCTTGGAGGTCAAGAAGTTGCTCCAAATGCTTTTGCAAAAGCATATTACAACAAAGAAACAAAAGAGGTATATATTGATGCGGCTGGTTTACCGGCTCCACCTGAAGGAAAAGTTTACCAAGTTTGGGGTTTAAAATTAGATCCTTTAACACCAAAAAGTATAGGTTTACTTAACAATTTCACTGCAAGTAACTCAAAAGTATTTAAAGTAGACAAAGCAGATGATGCGGAAGCTTTTGGAATTACATTAGAACCTGCAGGCGGAAGTGTTTCTCCAACATTAGAACAGCTTTATACCTTAGGAAAAGTATAA
- a CDS encoding RNA polymerase sigma factor yields MEQELLVKELLKKDNNSFTLLYDNYSKSLYGVIYNLIRNKEEAEDVLQEVFVKIWNNIDSYNESKGRLYTWMLNIARNTTIDKLRSKGYNNSQKNLSADNFVYMLEDNSKTMNRIDAIGIKKFIDKLKPKCIQIIELLFFQGYTQQEASEELEIPLGTVKTNNRNCMNELRLMINE; encoded by the coding sequence ATGGAACAAGAACTTTTAGTAAAAGAATTGCTTAAGAAAGACAATAATTCGTTTACCTTATTATATGACAACTATTCAAAAAGTTTATATGGCGTCATTTATAACCTAATAAGAAATAAGGAAGAAGCGGAAGATGTTTTACAAGAAGTATTCGTGAAGATTTGGAATAATATTGATTCTTATAATGAATCTAAAGGGCGTTTATATACTTGGATGCTCAATATAGCTCGTAATACAACTATTGATAAGTTACGCTCTAAAGGCTATAATAACAGTCAAAAAAACCTTTCTGCAGATAATTTCGTATATATGTTAGAAGACAATTCAAAAACAATGAATAGAATTGATGCAATTGGTATTAAAAAGTTTATTGATAAATTGAAACCAAAATGTATTCAAATTATTGAATTGTTGTTTTTTCAAGGTTATACCCAACAAGAAGCTTCTGAAGAGTTGGAAATTCCTTTGGGAACTGTGAAAACGAACAATAGAAATTGTATGAATGAATTAAGACTGATGATCAATGAATAG
- a CDS encoding DUF4331 domain-containing protein, with product MKKSKLLLGLSFFGVLGLVLVAADHIDAPAVQGGTSDITDFYSFQGSNTNNLVFVANVKGLLSPSATADAAFDENVMVEFNIDNNGDNIEDLVIQAVPKDGKMYFFGPVAPGLAGSTSTVKTSSALGSVAITEYAETAVIYSNDGVSLFAGPRDDPFFFDFGQYSEIIAGNAGSFNNPGTDTFAGTNVMSVVVELPKTMLGGSGTLNTWVETKRK from the coding sequence ATGAAAAAATCAAAATTACTTTTAGGGTTATCATTCTTCGGAGTGTTAGGTCTTGTTTTAGTCGCTGCAGATCATATTGATGCTCCTGCAGTTCAAGGTGGAACTTCTGATATTACAGATTTCTATTCTTTTCAAGGTTCAAATACTAATAATTTAGTTTTTGTAGCTAATGTTAAAGGTTTACTTTCTCCTTCAGCAACTGCTGATGCCGCATTTGATGAAAATGTTATGGTTGAATTTAACATTGATAATAATGGAGATAATATTGAAGATTTAGTTATTCAAGCAGTACCTAAAGATGGTAAAATGTATTTCTTTGGACCAGTTGCTCCAGGATTAGCAGGTTCAACAAGTACAGTAAAAACTTCATCTGCTTTAGGAAGTGTTGCAATCACAGAATATGCAGAAACAGCTGTTATTTATTCAAACGATGGTGTTAGTTTATTTGCAGGACCAAGAGATGATCCTTTCTTTTTTGACTTTGGACAATATTCTGAAATTATAGCTGGTAATGCAGGAAGTTTTAACAATCCAGGAACAGATACTTTTGCTGGAACAAATGTAATGTCAGTAGTGGTTGAATTACCAAAAACTATGCTTGGTGGTTCTGGTACATTGAATACTTGGGTAGAAACAAAAAGAAAATAA
- a CDS encoding DUF4331 domain-containing protein, producing MKSIQYKSLFASLVIALFAVGCSNDDSNDNGNTSDFSGTYVQQDQMGRPAINTVFVTSGNKDRFNTTIPSVMGSNFQSAFQTQLLALNPGYTTNALGLDAATFTSVLATDVLGVSTTGTTTFFDGTNVLTGRALADDVIDVELLLIFGGPTGGDNAALTSDNVSANDKAFLSSFPYLASPW from the coding sequence ATGAAATCAATTCAATATAAAAGTTTATTTGCATCCTTAGTTATTGCTTTATTTGCGGTAGGATGTAGTAATGATGATTCTAATGATAATGGAAATACATCAGATTTTAGCGGAACTTATGTACAACAAGATCAAATGGGAAGACCAGCTATAAATACGGTTTTTGTAACTTCAGGAAATAAAGATCGTTTCAATACAACTATTCCATCAGTTATGGGATCAAATTTTCAATCGGCATTTCAAACCCAATTATTAGCTTTAAACCCTGGTTACACTACTAATGCATTAGGTTTAGATGCGGCAACTTTTACAAGTGTTTTAGCTACCGATGTTTTAGGCGTTTCTACAACTGGTACTACAACTTTTTTTGACGGTACAAATGTGTTAACTGGAAGAGCTCTTGCTGATGATGTAATTGATGTAGAATTACTTTTAATTTTTGGAGGACCAACTGGTGGAGATAATGCAGCATTAACTTCAGATAATGTAAGTGCAAATGATAAAGCATTTTTATCATCTTTTCCTTATTTAGCTTCTCCTTGGTAG
- a CDS encoding tetratricopeptide repeat protein, which yields MKNYFIKPIILLLISFVVLSCSSKSEKQITNKEDYQSFLIEKENTSLKKINNEIDFWQKKYDNAPNQYTYLISLASLYSQKFEITGNIQELYLAEKLLIDCNNRVKGEKAGIHRAIAKNYISQHRFKEALSHLNQAFELGENKIATNKMLFDVQMELGNYEEAKQKLTTILDFKDFDYLIRAAKWNDHIGDLDKAIQLMENAKTIAEQSKNKDLKIWVYSNIADFYGHAGRIEDSYSFYLKTLEIDSNNMYALKGIAWIVFSHERNPQEALQIVDYISNHHPVPDLHLLKADIHDFTGNVSEKRNAMNEYYASLEKNNYGDMYNKYNALLYAETSGEANKAIEIAKKEIENRPTPESYDLLAWAYYNNGDFDKALKIIENHTIGKSHEPLIVFHNETILKANNKLTKENTNKTDLLASIYELGPNLEASIKRL from the coding sequence ATGAAAAACTATTTTATAAAACCAATTATACTTTTGTTAATTTCCTTTGTTGTACTTAGCTGTTCTTCAAAATCTGAAAAACAAATAACGAACAAAGAAGATTACCAATCGTTTCTTATTGAAAAAGAAAATACATCTTTAAAAAAGATAAATAATGAAATTGATTTTTGGCAAAAGAAATACGATAATGCTCCTAATCAATATACTTATTTAATTTCTCTAGCTTCATTATACAGTCAGAAATTTGAAATTACTGGCAATATTCAAGAACTATATTTGGCTGAAAAGTTATTAATAGACTGTAATAATAGAGTAAAAGGCGAAAAAGCCGGAATTCATAGAGCAATTGCAAAAAACTATATTTCTCAGCATCGTTTTAAAGAAGCTTTAAGTCATTTAAACCAAGCTTTTGAACTTGGCGAAAATAAGATTGCTACCAATAAAATGCTTTTTGATGTTCAAATGGAATTAGGAAATTATGAAGAAGCAAAACAAAAATTAACCACTATTTTAGATTTCAAAGATTTTGATTATTTAATTAGAGCTGCAAAATGGAATGATCATATTGGCGATTTAGATAAAGCAATTCAATTAATGGAAAATGCTAAAACAATTGCAGAACAATCTAAAAACAAAGATTTAAAAATATGGGTTTATTCTAATATTGCCGATTTTTACGGTCACGCCGGAAGAATTGAAGATTCATACAGCTTCTATTTAAAAACATTAGAAATAGATTCTAATAATATGTACGCTCTAAAAGGAATTGCTTGGATTGTTTTCTCTCACGAAAGAAATCCTCAAGAAGCATTACAAATTGTAGATTATATTTCAAATCATCATCCAGTTCCTGATTTGCATCTTCTTAAAGCAGATATTCATGATTTTACGGGAAATGTATCTGAAAAGAGAAATGCAATGAATGAATATTATGCTTCTTTAGAAAAGAATAATTATGGAGATATGTATAACAAATACAATGCTTTACTTTATGCTGAAACTTCTGGTGAAGCAAACAAAGCGATTGAAATTGCAAAAAAAGAAATTGAAAATAGACCAACACCAGAATCGTATGATTTATTGGCTTGGGCGTATTATAATAACGGCGATTTTGATAAAGCTTTAAAAATAATTGAGAATCACACAATTGGAAAATCTCACGAACCTTTAATTGTTTTTCATAATGAAACTATTTTGAAAGCAAATAATAAGTTGACCAAAGAAAACACAAATAAAACCGATTTATTAGCCAGTATTTACGAATTAGGTCCTAATTTAGAGGCTTCAATTAAAAGATTATAA
- a CDS encoding TonB-dependent receptor produces the protein MKYFYLLIVSLLSLTSYGQNLNGKVEDVYGNPIADVYVYNESSDVHTHTNEFGNFVLTKVKLNESYKISKLGYIAIEFKVNQLNERVKIILEEEVFKLSEVTISPNVNINSTIMKLDLNTNPVNSSQEILRKVPGLFIGQHAGGGKAEQLFLRGFDIDHGTDVAITADGIPVNMVSHAHGQGYSDLHFIIPETINIIDFGKGPYNAAKGNFATAGYVDFKTKDKLEESKLSVEVGQFNTVRTVGLFDLLGNKTKSNAYLATEYIETDGPFDSPQNFNRFNIFGKYSTILENQTKLSFIGSHFTSKWDASGQIPNRLVNNGTISRFGAVDDTEGGFTSRTNLAVAIDKIIDENSYLKTNVYFSKYDFTLFSNFTFFLEDPVNGDQIRQYENRKLYGFNSEYTTKKTYDTFKLKWQTGIGLKVNATKDSELSHTLNRNTVLNYIQLGDIDESNFSAYTNVEFQFNKLTINPSLRMDYFKFNYQDKLAASYETLSNTKFKVLPKLNFNYVQNDKVAYFLKSGFGFHSNDTRVVLQEDKEILPTVFGADLGTTLKPTKNLIVNAALWTLFSNQEFVYVGDAGIVEPSGKSKRLGVDLGVRYQLNDYLFLDFDANYAFARSVDEPSGQDYIPLAPEFTSTGGISFKNFKRFSGNLNYRFMGDRAANEDDSVIAKGYLVSDLSVNYKLSKTFEVGVVVNNLFNTEWNETQFLTESQLQTESQSVEEIHFTPGTPFFAKIKLTYSF, from the coding sequence ATGAAATATTTTTATTTATTGATAGTTTCATTACTGTCTTTAACTTCCTATGGACAAAATTTAAATGGAAAAGTTGAAGATGTATATGGAAACCCAATTGCAGATGTTTATGTCTATAATGAAAGTAGCGATGTACACACGCATACAAATGAGTTTGGAAATTTTGTATTAACTAAGGTTAAATTAAATGAAAGCTATAAAATTTCAAAACTTGGTTATATAGCTATTGAATTTAAAGTAAATCAACTAAATGAAAGAGTAAAAATTATTTTAGAAGAAGAAGTTTTTAAACTTTCTGAAGTTACTATTTCTCCAAATGTAAATATAAACTCAACAATCATGAAATTGGATTTAAATACAAATCCAGTAAATTCTTCTCAAGAAATTCTTAGAAAAGTTCCAGGTTTATTTATTGGTCAGCATGCTGGTGGAGGTAAAGCAGAACAACTCTTTTTAAGAGGTTTTGATATCGATCATGGAACCGATGTTGCAATAACTGCCGACGGAATTCCAGTAAATATGGTTTCTCATGCGCACGGACAAGGTTATTCCGATTTGCATTTTATTATTCCAGAAACGATAAATATTATCGATTTTGGAAAAGGTCCTTATAATGCTGCAAAAGGTAATTTTGCTACTGCAGGTTATGTAGATTTTAAAACAAAAGATAAGTTAGAAGAAAGTAAGTTAAGTGTTGAGGTTGGCCAATTTAACACTGTTAGAACTGTTGGTTTATTCGATTTATTAGGAAATAAAACAAAATCAAATGCTTATTTGGCAACTGAATATATTGAAACAGATGGACCTTTTGATTCTCCTCAAAATTTCAATCGATTTAATATTTTTGGAAAATATTCAACCATTTTAGAAAATCAAACCAAGTTGAGTTTTATAGGTTCTCATTTTACAAGTAAATGGGATGCTTCAGGCCAAATCCCAAACCGATTAGTGAACAACGGAACTATTTCTCGTTTTGGAGCTGTAGATGATACCGAAGGCGGATTTACTTCTAGAACTAATTTAGCTGTAGCAATAGATAAAATCATTGATGAAAACAGTTATTTAAAAACCAATGTGTATTTTTCAAAATACGACTTTACGCTGTTTTCAAACTTTACTTTTTTCTTAGAAGATCCTGTAAACGGCGACCAAATTAGACAATATGAAAATAGAAAATTGTATGGTTTTAATTCCGAATATACCACGAAAAAAACATATGATACTTTCAAATTAAAATGGCAAACAGGAATTGGTTTAAAAGTAAATGCTACTAAAGATTCTGAACTTTCGCACACGTTAAATAGAAATACAGTTCTAAATTATATTCAACTTGGTGATATTGATGAATCTAACTTTTCAGCTTATACAAATGTTGAATTTCAGTTTAATAAATTAACTATAAATCCTTCTTTACGAATGGATTACTTTAAATTCAATTACCAAGATAAATTGGCTGCGAGTTATGAAACGCTTTCAAATACTAAATTTAAAGTGTTACCCAAATTAAATTTTAATTATGTTCAAAACGATAAAGTCGCTTACTTTTTAAAATCTGGTTTCGGGTTTCATTCCAACGATACCAGAGTTGTTTTACAAGAAGATAAAGAAATTTTACCCACTGTTTTTGGTGCCGATTTAGGTACAACTTTAAAACCAACAAAAAATTTAATTGTTAACGCTGCACTTTGGACTTTATTTTCAAATCAAGAGTTTGTATATGTTGGCGATGCTGGAATTGTAGAACCTTCTGGAAAATCTAAACGTTTAGGTGTAGATTTAGGTGTAAGATATCAATTAAACGATTATTTATTTTTAGATTTTGATGCAAATTATGCTTTTGCACGAAGTGTAGACGAACCGAGTGGACAAGATTATATTCCTTTAGCTCCAGAATTTACTTCAACAGGAGGAATTAGTTTTAAAAATTTCAAACGATTTTCAGGGAATTTAAATTACCGTTTTATGGGAGATCGTGCGGCAAATGAAGATGATTCGGTAATTGCAAAAGGTTATTTGGTATCTGATTTATCGGTAAACTATAAATTAAGTAAAACTTTTGAAGTTGGAGTAGTGGTAAACAATCTTTTTAATACAGAGTGGAATGAAACGCAATTTTTAACCGAATCGCAATTACAAACCGAATCTCAAAGTGTAGAAGAAATTCATTTTACGCCAGGAACGCCGTTTTTTGCAAAAATTAAATTGACATATAGTTTCTAA
- a CDS encoding TrmH family RNA methyltransferase codes for MRQEALLEYLEGFISENRKQRFLDVLKNRTKHFTIAMEDVYQMHNTSAVMRSCEVFGIQELNVIEQKYGKSIDKQIAMGAQKWVDIKEHEDAASCLKSLRAQGYQIIATTPHNESCLIHEFDITKPSALFFGTEKEGLSEEIMNNADGYLKIPMVGFTESLNISVSAAIIIQDITNRLRNSKIDWQLSEEEIFEKRLDWTRKTIKDAAFVESKFYEK; via the coding sequence ATGAGACAAGAAGCTTTACTAGAATATTTAGAAGGTTTTATTTCGGAAAATCGTAAACAACGCTTTTTAGACGTTTTAAAAAACAGAACCAAACATTTTACCATTGCTATGGAAGATGTGTATCAAATGCATAATACAAGTGCTGTAATGCGCAGTTGTGAAGTTTTTGGTATTCAAGAACTAAATGTTATTGAGCAAAAGTATGGTAAATCTATTGACAAGCAAATTGCCATGGGTGCTCAAAAATGGGTCGATATAAAAGAACATGAAGATGCTGCTTCTTGTTTAAAGAGTTTAAGAGCTCAAGGTTATCAAATTATTGCAACCACACCACATAACGAATCGTGTTTAATTCACGAATTTGATATTACAAAACCATCGGCTTTATTTTTTGGAACGGAGAAAGAAGGACTTTCAGAAGAAATAATGAATAACGCCGATGGATATTTAAAAATTCCAATGGTTGGTTTTACCGAAAGTTTAAACATATCGGTTTCAGCAGCAATTATTATTCAAGACATTACAAACCGACTCAGAAACTCAAAAATTGATTGGCAATTATCTGAAGAAGAAATTTTTGAAAAAAGATTAGATTGGACACGAAAAACCATAAAAGATGCTGCTTTTGTAGAAAGTAAGTTTTATGAGAAGTAG